The following proteins are encoded in a genomic region of Hyla sarda isolate aHylSar1 chromosome 3, aHylSar1.hap1, whole genome shotgun sequence:
- the LOC130360926 gene encoding taste receptor type 2 member 4-like → MSWAETTLLHFIAMAEIMCGLVVNGFITIAKLMDWWGGRKLKPFDKIFFSLGLSRLILLFFTLLNIINRAFSLNFYHINVLTRFLNTVYLFLDFSSLWFTMWISVLYFIKVVIFKNTLLIRMKLKIPELVKYVVLSSMFVSFVSAFIFAYNFEGASDIMIPPRNKATNTSVDKQIIYLAPSYAFGHFLPFILVSVSSLFLIEAIYVHVRRLTSNITSFSTPNMDVHFSAIHSAVMLEVMTVFNLIVTILIRFDFYDFFNKGILFLFAVAYPILHSVALIAGNAKLKKLALGTLKCGAVRTLCTKPQGNVQEDTITTQQTKV, encoded by the coding sequence ATGTCCTGGGCAGAGACCACTTTACTCCACTTTATAGCAATGGCTGAGATCATGTGTGGTTTGGTGGTCAATGGATTCATTACAATAGCCAAACTGATGGACTGGTGGGGAGGTAGAAAGCTGAAGCCATTTGACAAGATATTCTTCAGTCTTGGACTTTCTCGTCTAATTCTCCTGTTTTTCACCCTTCTCAACATCATCAACCGAGCCTTTAGTCTGAACTTTTATCATATCAATGTTCTTACCCGGTTCCTCAATACCGTCTATCTATTCCTAGACTTCTCCAGTCTTTGGTTCACTATGTGGATTTCTGTTCTGTACTTTATCAAGGTCGTCATCTTCAAGAACACTCTCCTCATCCGAATGAAACTGAAGATTCCAGAACTGGTAAAGTATGTGGTTCTGTCCTCCATGTTCGTATCTTTTGTTTCCGCCTTTATTTTTGCTTATAATTTTGAAGGGGCTTCAGATATTATGATTCCTCCAAGAAACAAGGCAACTAATACGAGTGTGGATAAGCAGATCATATACTTGGCGCCATCTTACGCCTTTGGACATTTCCTGCCTTTCATATTGGTCAGTGTCTCATCATTATTCCTGATTGAAGCCATTTATGTTCACGTGAGACGTTTAACCAGCAACATCACAAGTTTTTCCACCCCCAACATGGATGTCCACTTCTCCGCTATCCACTCTGCGGTGATGCTTGAGGTCATGACTGTCTTTAATTTAATCGTCACCATCCTGATTCGTTTTGACTTCTATGACTTCTTTAATAAAGGTATACTGTTTTTATTTGCTGTGGCTTACCCTATACTCCACTCGGTGGCGCTCATTGCAGGAAATGCGAAGCTTAAGAAATTGGCGCTTGGAACACTGAAATGTGGAGCAGTGAGGACTCTTTGTACCAAACCTCAAGGGAATGTTCAAGAGGACACCATCACAACTCAACAGACCAAAGTCTGA